The window CAGTCACTTTAGAAGCCAGAAAATATTCACAAAGATGAAGACTGACAGCATCTTTTAAACCGGGATAAAAAACATTCATTTTTACTCCACTATGTTAACTTTTGTTGCACTGAAAACATAGCAATAGAAGATAAGTTTATGACAATTGAAACCGCGCTTAATAATTATCTAGTCTACCTTTACCCTTTAAAGGTGAGTTTCCCAAAGCTTTAATCCGGGGTATATATGGCAGCACGGATTCCCATTATACTCAAAGTATAGCAGAAACCGGGGGTGTTGTCAAGGGCGATCGCCCAATCCAAGACTAACCTTGGTCTCGCGTACTCTACTGTGAAGCACTTTGAAAACCGGTTTCTCGAAAAGCTTTTTGATCAAAAGTCAGGAGGTTTTTATATCCGTGTTGTTCGGCAATCTGCTGGATCAGATAATCAGAAAAATCGGCTTGTCCTTTCTCATAGCGTCTTAAAGCCTTGACACAACAATCGAGCTGCTCAATGTCAAAGGCGGGTACAGAAAAAATCCTTTGTAGTGTTGCTACTCTGTCATTCTTGGAAATTTTGTAAGCAGTTTTTAGCACCCAATTTAGTTCACATAAGACAATACAAGAGATGAATCCCTGCTTTTGTGCTGTTAGTTGTTCAATTGCTTCTGATGCTTTTTGTGCCTGTTCTGGATCATCCTGAATAATATACCGAATCAGAACGTTGGTATCAAGGGCAAACGTCATAGCTCGAATCCTGCTTCTTCTTCAATAGCAGCATCTATTTCTTCAAGGGTTTTCGGTTTTCCTTGATAACCGACACAGCCTTTTAGAGATTTTATATCAGTTGCCCGTGGCTTGATAACATAGGTTCCATCCTCCAGGGGTTCAAAAAGGACTTTATCTCCTGTCTTGAGGTGCATAGCCTCCCGTAAGGCTTTGGGTAAAGTAATTTGTCCTTTGGTTGTTACTGTTGCTTCCATCCCTGAATCCTTACTTAAAAATAGCTTCCTTACTAGATAGTAAGACGATAAAGATAATTTGTCAATAATCAAGGATAAAATTTGAAACTTTTGTTAAGAATGTACCTTCCCATCAGATAGAGTCGCGCCTTGCCAATTAACCCCGAATACATTAGCACTACTAATTTCTGCTCTCAACAAATTAGCACCACTGAAATTGGCTTTAGTAAAATTAGTTCTAGCGCAAAACGCTTCAATCAATTGAGCTTCACTGAGATTCGCCTCTGTTAAATTAGCACGACTCAAATCTACTCTACTCATCCGCGCAAAACTCAAATTGGCGTAGCTTAAATTAGATCGCATAAACTTAGCGTCTGGAAAAACCGATCCTTCTAAATT is drawn from Gloeocapsa sp. PCC 73106 and contains these coding sequences:
- a CDS encoding PIN domain-containing protein, giving the protein MTFALDTNVLIRYIIQDDPEQAQKASEAIEQLTAQKQGFISCIVLCELNWVLKTAYKISKNDRVATLQRIFSVPAFDIEQLDCCVKALRRYEKGQADFSDYLIQQIAEQHGYKNLLTFDQKAFRETGFQSASQ
- a CDS encoding AbrB/MazE/SpoVT family DNA-binding domain-containing protein, which translates into the protein MEATVTTKGQITLPKALREAMHLKTGDKVLFEPLEDGTYVIKPRATDIKSLKGCVGYQGKPKTLEEIDAAIEEEAGFEL